The following is a genomic window from Williamwhitmania sp..
CTACTACGCGCAATTGGAAAACAACTTCCGAACTGCTACGAATGATCAAGGAGGTGGCGTAAAGCACCTAAAGAGCATGTTATTTCTGTCGACAACAATTGTGCTCAGATAAATGTTTTTGTTTCATTATTCCTTTTAAACTAAATTTTGCACTTATGAAAAAGATGTTTCCTGTGGTGCATTTCGAAATGCCTGCAAACGATATCAACCGGATGGCTAAGTTCTACTCCAACGTATTTGGTTGGCAAGCACAGCATCTGGGCGAGGAAATGGGCAACTATGTTACCGTTTCAACTACCCAAACCGACGAGACAGGACGCCCTGCAACGGCAGGTGCTATCAATGGTGGGTTTTACCCAAACCGAACCGATGGTCAATCTTATCATCCGTCCATTGTTATTGCGGTGGATGATATTCTGGAATCTATTAAAAAGGTTACGGAAGCCGGAGGCAAGGTTCATGGCGAACCTGTTGAAATCCCCGGTATCGGTCTTTACGTTTCGTTTATCGATACGGAGGGCAATAGGGTAACCATG
Proteins encoded in this region:
- a CDS encoding VOC family protein produces the protein MKKMFPVVHFEMPANDINRMAKFYSNVFGWQAQHLGEEMGNYVTVSTTQTDETGRPATAGAINGGFYPNRTDGQSYHPSIVIAVDDILESIKKVTEAGGKVHGEPVEIPGIGLYVSFIDTEGNRVTMLQPIMG